From Synoicihabitans lomoniglobus, the proteins below share one genomic window:
- a CDS encoding efflux RND transporter permease subunit → MPKRSFTDLFVRKPVIALVVNIAILVVGLVSYNQLNTRQYPRSDSAVVNVSTIYFGASADTVRGYITTQLERAISSADGIDYIESESFAGMSTIRVYLRLNYDTNAALAQISAKIDQVRNELPPEAESPTISVETTDNQFASMYLSFYSDTLSQNQITDYLNRMVQPRLAAIKGVQKADILGGRVYAMRVWLKPDELAARGLSPSEVRQALVSNNALSAVGATKGNMLRVSLVANTDLKNVDEFRSMVVAQNNGAIVRLADVAEVELGAESYDAQVRFGGQTATFMGIWVLPTESTVEVIQRVRDAFPDVEASLPAGLNGKMAYDATEYINDALREILTTLLETLLIVMLVIFLFMGSLRSVFIPVVAMPLSLIGAMFVMFLMGFTINLLTLLAVVLAVGIVVDDAIVVVENVERHIREGLTPINAAIQGARELVGPVISMTITLASVYAPIGFQGGLTGALFREFAFTLAGAVAVSGFVALTLSPMMSAYMLKGGDAEEKGLTGIINRVFDRVRNRYERVVGGCLEAVPVILTLAVLFSLLLGPFFMFAQKELAPKEDQGVLMTILQGAPTATLEQAVMNTAEVQKIYEAQPEYETSFQITTPNFGFGGMILKPWSERERSVLEIEAALQSETAKIAGANAILNTPDALPAGGQFPIEFVIRSTDDHREMLDFANQLVLYANTEANAGGGAPTFYFADSDLKFDLPQTTIDIDKDMVASMGLNLTDVSRDLGSMLGGGYVNRFVNDGRSYRVIPQVERGERLNPEQLLNYHIRGPQGQLIPLSTIATLTDTVEPRGLNRFQQLNSVKITGVGPSIDSALTKLEQKAQEILPPGYTVDYGGQSRQLRLEGNALWQAGLLALVLIFLVLSAQFNSFRDPLIILLGSVPLALVGAMLPIFLWKTSLNIYSQIGLITLVGLIAKNGILIVEFANSLQEQGVPKKEAIRRAAATRLRPVLMTSAATVFGHMMLIFVDGPGAAARNSIGWVLVVGMAVGTFFTLFVVPAFYMLIASEHKTAIVDDAPDGAIEPVQS, encoded by the coding sequence ATGCCAAAACGCAGCTTCACTGATCTTTTCGTGCGCAAGCCGGTGATCGCGCTGGTGGTGAATATCGCGATCCTTGTGGTCGGTCTGGTATCCTACAACCAGCTCAACACCCGCCAATATCCCCGCAGCGACAGTGCGGTGGTCAATGTCTCGACCATTTACTTCGGGGCCAGCGCCGACACCGTCCGCGGTTACATCACCACCCAGCTCGAGCGCGCAATCTCGAGCGCCGATGGCATCGACTACATCGAGTCCGAGAGTTTTGCCGGGATGAGCACGATCCGGGTGTATCTGCGACTCAACTACGATACCAATGCCGCGCTGGCCCAAATCAGCGCCAAGATCGATCAGGTGCGCAACGAGCTTCCGCCGGAAGCCGAGTCTCCGACCATCAGTGTCGAGACGACGGACAATCAATTCGCGTCGATGTATCTGAGTTTTTATTCGGATACCCTGAGCCAGAATCAAATCACGGACTACCTGAACCGCATGGTTCAGCCCCGTCTGGCCGCCATCAAGGGCGTGCAAAAAGCGGACATCCTCGGTGGTCGCGTCTATGCCATGCGCGTTTGGCTCAAGCCCGATGAACTGGCCGCCCGCGGACTCAGCCCCTCGGAAGTTCGCCAGGCTTTGGTTTCCAACAACGCGCTTTCCGCGGTGGGCGCGACCAAGGGCAACATGCTGCGCGTCAGTTTGGTGGCCAATACAGATCTTAAAAACGTCGACGAGTTCCGCAGTATGGTGGTGGCGCAGAACAATGGTGCCATCGTCCGGCTGGCGGACGTCGCGGAGGTCGAACTCGGCGCGGAAAGCTATGACGCCCAGGTTCGTTTCGGTGGCCAGACCGCCACCTTCATGGGCATCTGGGTGCTGCCGACGGAGAGCACGGTGGAAGTGATCCAGCGGGTGCGCGATGCCTTCCCCGATGTCGAAGCGAGTCTGCCGGCGGGCCTCAACGGCAAGATGGCGTATGATGCCACCGAATACATCAATGATGCGTTGCGCGAAATCCTGACGACGCTTCTGGAGACGCTGCTCATCGTGATGCTCGTCATCTTTCTTTTCATGGGGTCGCTGCGCTCGGTGTTTATTCCGGTGGTGGCCATGCCACTGTCGCTGATCGGCGCCATGTTTGTCATGTTCCTGATGGGGTTCACCATCAACTTGCTCACCTTGCTGGCGGTGGTTTTGGCCGTCGGTATCGTCGTCGACGATGCGATCGTGGTGGTCGAAAACGTGGAGCGCCATATTCGAGAAGGTCTGACTCCCATCAACGCGGCCATTCAAGGGGCGCGTGAATTGGTCGGGCCGGTCATTTCGATGACCATCACGCTGGCTTCGGTCTACGCTCCGATCGGTTTCCAAGGCGGTCTCACCGGCGCGTTGTTCCGCGAGTTTGCCTTCACCCTTGCGGGGGCCGTGGCCGTTTCCGGCTTCGTGGCTCTCACGCTCTCACCGATGATGAGCGCCTACATGCTTAAGGGTGGTGACGCCGAAGAAAAGGGTCTGACGGGCATCATCAACCGGGTCTTCGATCGGGTGCGCAATCGCTACGAACGTGTCGTCGGTGGCTGCTTGGAGGCCGTGCCCGTTATCCTCACGTTGGCGGTGCTCTTTTCCCTCCTGCTGGGCCCTTTCTTCATGTTCGCGCAAAAGGAACTCGCGCCGAAGGAAGACCAGGGGGTGCTGATGACGATCCTGCAAGGCGCCCCGACTGCCACGTTGGAGCAGGCGGTCATGAACACGGCCGAGGTGCAGAAAATCTACGAAGCTCAGCCGGAGTATGAAACGTCGTTCCAGATCACGACGCCCAACTTTGGCTTTGGTGGCATGATCTTGAAGCCGTGGTCCGAACGGGAACGCAGTGTGCTTGAGATCGAGGCCGCGCTGCAGTCGGAGACCGCCAAGATCGCCGGTGCGAACGCCATTCTTAACACACCGGACGCGCTGCCGGCCGGCGGACAGTTCCCGATCGAATTCGTCATTCGTTCGACCGATGACCACCGCGAGATGCTGGATTTTGCGAATCAGCTCGTGCTCTACGCCAACACGGAAGCCAATGCCGGCGGAGGTGCGCCGACGTTTTACTTCGCGGACAGCGACCTGAAATTCGATTTGCCGCAAACCACGATCGATATCGACAAGGACATGGTGGCTTCCATGGGCTTGAATCTGACCGATGTTTCCCGTGATTTGGGTTCCATGCTGGGAGGCGGTTACGTCAATCGCTTCGTCAACGATGGCCGGAGTTATCGGGTCATTCCCCAGGTCGAGCGCGGCGAGCGGCTCAATCCGGAGCAGTTGCTCAACTATCACATCCGGGGCCCGCAAGGTCAGCTCATCCCGCTTTCCACCATCGCCACGTTGACGGACACCGTCGAACCCCGCGGGCTCAATCGCTTCCAGCAACTTAACTCGGTGAAAATCACCGGGGTCGGTCCGAGCATCGATTCCGCTCTCACCAAACTGGAGCAAAAGGCGCAGGAAATTCTGCCGCCCGGTTACACCGTCGACTACGGCGGTCAGTCCCGCCAACTCCGTCTGGAAGGCAACGCGCTTTGGCAAGCCGGACTGCTGGCGTTGGTGCTGATCTTCCTCGTGCTGTCGGCGCAGTTTAACAGCTTCCGGGATCCGCTTATCATTCTTCTCGGCTCCGTGCCATTGGCGTTGGTGGGGGCCATGCTGCCCATCTTCCTGTGGAAGACCTCGCTCAACATCTACTCCCAGATCGGTCTCATTACATTGGTCGGGTTGATCGCCAAGAACGGTATTCTGATCGTCGAGTTCGCCAACTCCCTGCAGGAGCAGGGGGTCCCGAAAAAGGAGGCGATTCGGCGCGCCGCCGCCACTCGACTGCGTCCGGTGCTCATGACATCGGCGGCGACTGTGTTCGGTCACATGATGTTGATCTTTGTGGATGGCCCCGGTGCCGCCGCGCGTAACAGCATCGGTTGGGTGCTGGTGGTGGGCATGGCTGTCGGCACGTTCTTCACCCTCTTCGTGGTTCCGGCGTTCTACATGTTAATCGCCAGCGAACACAAAACCGCCATCGTTGATGACGCTCCGGACGGCGCGATCGAGCCGGTGCAGTCCTGA